In the genome of Longimicrobium sp., the window CGCCGTTGATGATCCGGGTGCACCGTCGTGTCCAGCAGGAACGCATGCGCTCCGCCGTCCCACGCCACGTTCACGAAGCCGATCAACCGCTCGCCAACGTATGCGCCAACCCACCCCAGGCTCCGGCTGAGCACGGTGGCAAAGCCGCGCGCCACGTGGTCTGGCCAGGCGGCGGCGAAAAGATCGTTCAGAACCGCGTCGCCGAGAGCGGGGCGTACGCGTAAGTCGAACCCGAGCGTCGGGAGCCGGGCGGCCGCGTGCAGCGGGGAGGGGCGATGCGGAAAAGGTCGTGGTTCAACAACCCCGGCCAACTCCGCGAGCACCCACGTGGCATCCTTGTACCCGAGCATGGCGTGGGGATTGTCAGCCAGCTTCACCTCGAGCCTATCCAGATCGATGCCCTCGAACGACCGATACCGCTCAGCCTCGAACCAGATCTGCGTAGCCAGATCGTTCATCGATCCGAGCACCCGCCGATTGTTCGTCCGCGCCACGATGGTTTCGCTGAGATCACTTAATTGCGCGTCGATCCACTCGCCCGGGAGGTCCAGCCGCCGGAGCAGAGCCGGAACACGACGGCGGAACGTCGGCAGGGTGGTGTGCAGCGCGCGGCCCGGAGCGACTACGCAGACCAGGGTGGTGGGGTTCGTGTAGAGTACGAGCGAGCGCCCCGCGAACGGCACCGGCACGAGGTTCACGTACCACTCGCCCAACGGGGCGGCGGGCTCCGGCGGCTCGGTGGTGACGGGCAGCTTGGTGGCTTTCAGCAGGCGCTGCGTGCAGCGGAAGATCATTCG includes:
- a CDS encoding GNAT family N-acetyltransferase, which encodes MNDLFAAAWPDHVARGFATVLSRSLGWVGAYVGERLIGFVNVAWDGGAHAFLLDTTVHPDHQRRGIGTALVRQAVAAAREAGAEWIHVDYEPRLDDFYEGCGFRPSAAGLIRLTRPGA